The proteins below come from a single Oryzomicrobium terrae genomic window:
- a CDS encoding mechanosensitive ion channel family protein — MTPSLSGLLAAWWHDPLSEVTGAVLVLSLLLWVGLPMRRRRVRNTAIVFTACLIAELVAVLLERTGYPRATRVLQETLILAEGFIVIRLAGMTLFRLALERLGMVSPRIVEDLVVLLGYLLWVLSRLSAGGVNLTGLLATSAVFTAVIGFAMQDTLGNILAGLALQFDSSLRLGDWIKVDDQSGQVTQIKWRYTSIRTRNGETVIIPNSHLMKGKYILITDPELGEVRWRRWVWFSVDYSVPSAEVIRLAEASVAEADIPCVAKAPPPSCVVMEFNPGYVHYALRYWLTDALQDDPTDSVVRRHVLTALQRQGLRIALPDQVVHVVQEGDKHRRHVLERERQRRIKALENVALFAPLNEDERLQVADGLVYAPFAAGDAMTRQGAVAHWLYIVISGTAEAWYQSERGEHILIETIEAGQVFGELGLMTGVPRANTVLAKTDVEAYRLDKSTFEAILHRRPELVEALTPRLLARQQQLDALRAAANTGEPPTPPRHLGDMLDRVKAFFGL; from the coding sequence ATGACCCCCTCCCTGTCCGGCCTGCTCGCCGCCTGGTGGCACGACCCCCTGAGCGAAGTCACCGGGGCGGTCCTGGTTCTCTCGCTGCTGCTCTGGGTCGGCCTGCCGATGCGGCGGCGGCGGGTGCGCAACACCGCCATCGTCTTTACCGCCTGCCTCATCGCCGAGCTGGTCGCGGTGCTGCTGGAACGCACCGGCTACCCCCGGGCCACCCGGGTGCTGCAGGAAACCCTGATCCTGGCCGAGGGTTTCATCGTCATCCGCCTGGCCGGCATGACCCTGTTCCGCCTCGCCCTGGAACGCCTCGGCATGGTCTCGCCGCGCATCGTCGAGGACCTGGTGGTGCTCCTCGGCTACCTGCTGTGGGTGCTGTCGCGGCTCTCCGCCGGCGGGGTCAACCTGACCGGCCTGCTCGCCACCTCGGCGGTGTTCACCGCCGTGATCGGCTTCGCCATGCAGGACACCCTCGGCAACATCCTGGCCGGCCTGGCCCTGCAATTCGACAGCTCGCTGCGCCTGGGGGACTGGATCAAGGTAGACGACCAATCGGGCCAGGTGACCCAGATCAAGTGGCGCTACACCTCGATCCGCACGCGCAACGGCGAGACCGTGATCATCCCCAACAGCCACCTGATGAAGGGCAAGTACATCCTCATCACCGACCCGGAACTGGGTGAGGTGCGCTGGCGCCGCTGGGTGTGGTTCTCGGTGGATTACAGCGTGCCCAGCGCCGAGGTGATCCGCCTGGCCGAGGCCAGTGTCGCCGAGGCCGACATTCCCTGCGTGGCCAAGGCCCCGCCGCCTTCCTGCGTGGTCATGGAATTCAACCCCGGCTACGTCCATTACGCCCTGCGCTACTGGCTCACCGACGCCTTGCAGGACGACCCGACCGATTCCGTGGTGCGCCGCCACGTCCTTACCGCCCTGCAGCGCCAGGGCCTGCGCATCGCCCTGCCCGACCAGGTGGTGCATGTGGTACAGGAAGGCGACAAGCACCGCCGCCACGTGCTGGAACGGGAACGGCAGCGGCGCATCAAGGCCCTGGAGAACGTGGCCCTGTTCGCCCCCCTCAACGAGGACGAGCGGCTCCAGGTGGCCGACGGCCTGGTGTACGCCCCCTTTGCCGCCGGTGACGCCATGACCCGCCAGGGCGCCGTGGCCCACTGGCTGTACATCGTCATCAGCGGCACGGCCGAGGCCTGGTACCAGTCGGAGCGGGGCGAGCACATCCTGATCGAGACCATCGAGGCCGGCCAGGTGTTCGGCGAGCTGGGCCTAATGACCGGGGTGCCCCGGGCCAACACGGTGCTGGCCAAGACCGACGTGGAGGCCTACCGCCTCGACAAGAGCACCTTCGAGGCGATCCTGCACCGCCGCCCCGAGCTGGTGGAGGCCCTCACCCCCCGGCTGCTGGCCCGCCAGCAGCAGCTCGACGCGCTACGCGCCGCCGCCAACACCGGCGAACCGCCGACCCCGCCGCGCCACCTGGGCGACATGCTCGACCGGGTGAAGGCCTTCTTCGGCCTGTAA